From the genome of Desulfovibrio aminophilus:
GGCGAGGAACTGCTCTACCACGCGGCCTGCCACGCGGAGTGGACCGGCGTGTCCAAGGTCAAGGCCGCCGAGGCCTACCGCCAAGCCCTGGCCGGGATGCTCGACACGCGGGTGGCGCTCTCTCCCGGCTGCTGCGGCGAGTCCGGCCTGGGCGCGCTGACCAGCCCGGAGATCTACAACCGGCTGCGCGAACGCAAGAAGGAGCAGTTGGACAAGGACCTGGAGGGCGCGGACAGGAAGCGCCCCATCCTGGTGGGCTGCCCCTCGTGCAAGATCGGCATCCGCCGCTCGCTCATCCAGATGAAGCGCCACAACCCGGTGCTGCACGCCACGGAGTACCTGGCCCAGGCCGTGGGCGGGCCCAAGTGGCGGCGCGCGCTCAGGAAGATGCTGGACGGCGCGGAGCGCCGGGGCAAGACCCTCATCGTGGAGTAGCCGTGCGCGTGCTGGCCGTGGATTTCGGGCTCAAGCGCGTGGGCCTCGCGGTGTGCGACCCCCAGGGCATCCTGGCCTCGCCCCTGCCCGCCATCCTCCGCGCCGGACGCGACCAGTTCTTCGCCGACCTGCTGGCCGTGATCGAGGCCCAGGGCGTCCAGGCCGTGATCGTGGGCCTGCCCCTGGCCCTGGACGGCTCCGAAACCCTGACCACGCGCCAGGCCCGCAACTTCGCGGAAAGCCTGCGTCGCCGCCTGACCATCCCCCTGCATCTCGAGGACGAACGCCTGACCTCGGCGGCCGCCGAGGAGGAGCTGAAGGAGGCCGGCCTGTGCGCCCGGAAACGGAAAGAACACCTGGACAGCCAGGCGGCGGTCCAGATCCTGCGGTCATGGCTGGACCGGGCAGGCTGACCACCCCGCCCCGGGTCCTCGTCCCGCTCTGCACGGCCCTGGCCGGGGTCTTCATCCTGGCCTGGGCGCTCTGGTTCGCGCGTTCCTTCATGGAGCCCGCCGCGCCTCTTCTTCCGTCCGGCCAGGAAGTGGTTTTCCGGGTCAATCCCGGCTCCCCGCTCAGGACCGTGGCTCGCGACCTCGCGGAGCAGGGCCTGCTGCGCAGCGCCCGGAGCTTCGAGTCCCTGGCCCGCGACGCGGGCAAGGCCCAGTCCATCCGCGCCGGGGAATACCTGCTCGTCTCGGGCTGGAGCGCGGAGCGCATCCTCAAGGAACTCACCGGCTCCCCGGGCATCCTCCTGCGCGTGCAGGTGCGCGAGGGCCTGTCCTGGCGGGAGACGGCCGAGGCCGTGGCCGAGGCCGGCGCGGCCTCCCTGGAAGAATTCCGCAAGACCGCCTTCGACCCCGAACTGTTGGCGAAAAACGAGATCCCCTCGGACTCGCCCGAGGGCTACCTCTTCCCCGAGACCTACCTCGTGTCCAAGGTCTCCGGCGACAACGGCCGCGTGCTGGCCGAGGCCATGTTCAAGGAGTTCCGCAAGAACGCGCGCAAGGTCTGGCCGAACGGCCTGCCCGCGCCGGAAGAGCTGCGGCGGCTGGTGATCCTGGCCTCCCTGGTGGAGAAGGAGTCCGGCGACCTGAGCGAGCGCGCCCGCGTGGCCGGGGTCTTCATGAACCGCCTGCGCCTGGGCATGCGCCTGCAGTCCGACCCCACGGTAATCTATGGCCTGGGCCAGGACTATGACGGCGACCTGACCCGCGCGCACCTGGAGGACGGGGCCAACCCCTACAACACCTACCGCATCTCCGGCCTGCCGCCGGGCCCCATCTGCTCGCCGGGCCTGGTCTCGCTCCAGGCGGCGGCCAACCCGGAACAGCACAATTTCCTGTATTTCGTGGGCAAGGGCGACGGCACGCACTTCTTCAGCAGAAGCCTGGAGGAGCACAACGCGGCCGTGGCCAAGTACCAGCTGCGCCGCAACCGGGCCACCTACCGGAGCACACCGGCCAAAGACTAGAGGGCGGGCCCGGAGGCAGTGGAGGGGAAACGGGAAGAGGCTAAAAGCCGTGGCGCGCCTGGATCATCCCCAGGCTGCCGTCGGCGAACATGGAGGCGAGTCCGGCGTCGAACGCCCGAACCAGGGCCAAGGAGTCGGGCTTGACGATGGGGAAGCGGATATGCAGAGCCTTCTCCTCCAGCACGGGGAGCATGAACTCGATCCGTTCGGCATCAGCGCCCATGTATTTTTGGGCCAGAAAGAGCCCTACGTTGCGGTCGGCCAGAACAAGGTCGACGCGCCCGGCCGCCAGCTTGCGGAGGTTCTGCAGATCGCTCGTGACCGCCTCCTTGACCATGTCCGGCCGGGCGTCGAAGGCGGCCGTGTTCACGCGGCCGCGCACCACGCCGATGCGGTAGGGCTTCAGGTCGTCCAAGGTGCTCCAGAAGATATCCCTGCTTCTCAGCTTGAAAAAGCCCAGCGGGCCGCCTGGAAATGAAGCGGAAAGAAAGAAATCTCCATCGAAGTTCTGCCCGGCGTATTCGGGAAGATAGCCGTCGATCTCGCCTGTTCTGGCCATGGCCACCGCCCGCGCCCAGGGCATGAACTCGAAAATCACGGTGTAGCCTTGACGCCGGAAGGCCTCCCGCGCCACCTCGGCCACGTAGCCCTGATCCGGCAGGCTCCGGCCGATGTAGGGTTCCCAGTCCAGGGTGGCCAAGCGGACCTCGCCCGCCCAGGCCGGGAGCGCGGCGGACAGGAGAAGCGACAGGAGAACCAGGAGCCGTGGGATCATGGGCATGCCCCCTTGCGTCGGCGACCAGTTCGGAAAACGCGCACGTCCAGGCGGTCCTACGGGCCGTTCAAAAAAAACACCGCCCCGCTAGGACTTCACGATCCACCAGTCCGGCAGCTCGACCTTGAGCTTGAGGCCGTTGTCCACCGCGAACTCGATGACTGCGGCGATCACCCCGTCGTGCTCGGACTGGAACCCGTTGTAGTAGTCGTGCCCGCCCAGGACCCCGCCGCGCCGCAGCAGGGGCCAGTAGGCGCGGATGTCCTCCCGGACGAACGATTCCGCGTGGTTGCCGTCGATGTAGACGAAGTCCAGCTGTTCGCGGATCTCCACCGCCGCCTCGGAGGACAGCCGCCGCACCCAAACGATCTTGTCGGCGTGAGGCGCGAGGAGCGCCCGGGCCTTCTTCTCCGTCTCGTCCAGCGGGGTCTGGTCGATGCCGTAGTGGCTCCGGCCCTCGTCGTAGGTCTCGTAGATGGAATAGGGGTCGATGCAGTAGAGCCGGTCCGGCTCCAGGGTGCGGAGCAGGGACAGGGCGTGTTCGCCGCCGCAGACGCCGATTTCCGCGCCGACCAGGCCCTGCGCGCCCCGCAAGGGGGAAAGCCGCTCGAAGGGGCGCGGGAACACGCGGTGCTTCAGGTCCGACAGCACGTCGATGATCCGATTCTCGTCCAGCTCCCCTGTGAAGAACCGCATGGACGAAGGGCTGGAAAGGATGCCCCCTTGCGGCTTCGCGTCGTGTTTCATCTCGGCCTGCCCGTGTGTTGCTGGTGCGGAGAGCGGCCCCGTGCGCCGGGGCGCTTCTCCCGGAACCGCGCCTGACCATGATCATATCCTGTTTCGGGAATACCTTGAAGCATGGCCTTCGCGCAACCAGGGCCGGAGGGCGGGCTGCTGGTCCGCGCCCATGTCACGCAACCGCCCTTGATCCCTGCTCATTCCAGCGAAGCGCTTGACGTGGCGGGCCGCCTCTGTCATTATTGCGGCATATTTATATAAGATAATCAATAGATGGCGATTCGACCGGGAGGGCGTCATGGCGGACAGCGGGCAGCTGCATGTGGTCACCGGGGCCTTCGGATTCTCCGGCAAGTACATCACCCGCCGCCTGCTGGACCAGGGGCATCGGGTGGCGACCCTGACCGGCTCGCCGGACCGACCCAGCCCCTTCGGCGACCGGGTCCACGCCCTGCCCTACCGCTTCGACGATCCCCGAGCCATGGCCGAGTCCCTGTCCGGGGCGCGGGTGCTCTACAACACCTACTGGGTGCGCTTCAACCACCGGACCTTCAGCCACGCCGCGGCGCGGCGGAACACCCTGGCCCTGTTTAAGGCCGCGCGGCTGGCCGGGGTGGAGCGCGTGGTCCACGTAAGCATCACCAACCCGGCCGAGGACTCGCCCTTCGAGTATTTCCGCGACAAGGCCGTGCTGGAGCGCGCCCTGCGCGAGTCCGGGACGGCGTACTCCATCCTGCGCCCGGCCGTGCTCTTCGGCCCCGAGGACATCCTCATCAACAACATCGCCTGGGCCCTGCGGACCTTTCCGGTGTTCACGGTCTTCGGCCGGGGCGACTACCGGCTGCGGCCCATCCACGTGGACGACCTGGCCCGGCTGGCCGTGGATCAAGGGCAGGCCAGGGACAACGCCACCATCGACGCCGTGGGGCCGGAATCCTTCGGCTACGCCGAACTGGCCCGGACCCTGGGCGGGATCATCGGCCGGGCGCGGCCCATCGTGCCCGTGTCGCCGCGTCTGGGCTACGCCCTGGCCCGCCTGGTGGGCTGGGCCAAGCAAGACGAATTCGTGACCTGGGAAGAGGTCGGCGGCCTCATGGCCGGGCTCCTGGACACGGACTCCCCGGCCACGGGCGAAACCCGGCTCACGGACTGGGCCCGCGCCAACGCCGCCACCCTCGGCGCGCACTACGCCAGCGAATTGAGAAGAAGGAGAGATCGGAAGGCGGGATATGTGGAAGGGTGGAAAGCATAGACGAGAAACAGGCGCGACGCCCCGCACCTCACCCCACCATCAAACAATCCTTGCCCTCTTCCCAGCCCCGGCTGTTCAGGAACGCCGCGATGTCGTCGCGTGCGCCTCGGCTGCCCACGTAGGACAGGCAGAAGCACTCCCCGGCGGGCGGGAGTTGGTCGCGGTGGAGCACCGGCCTGCCGTTGACCACGCGGCCGATCTTGCGCGGGTCGATGTCCGCGTAGGCGGTGATGTTCACGCCATGCTCCAGGAGCAGGTCCGCGCGCTTGCGGGTGGTGCGGCCCGCGCCGAGCACGAGCACGTCCGGGTGGTGCGGGTTGTTCGCGGCCAGCCAGCGGGCCAGGAAGCCGGTCTTGAGCCGGTAGAAGGCGTCCACGGCGTAGCTCGGGTGGCTGCGCGAAAGCCGCTCCGGCGGATCGTTCCAGACCAGCAGCTCGGCCTCGGCCTTGGCCATGCGCACCCCGGCCTCCAGGAAGCGCAGGATCAGTTCATAGTCCTCGGGAAACAGGCCCGCGCGGTAGGGGCCCAGGCGCTCGGCCAGCTCGCGGCGGAAGACGATGGACGGATGGGCGAAGGGCGACTCCACGAAGCGGTTCACGTAGATGTCGCCGGGCGCGGTCAGGCCGTTGATCCAGTCCACGTAGTGGGCGTAGCCGCCCCGGGCCGCGCGGTCTCCGCCGAAGCGCACCCGGCAGCCCACGAGCCCCAGCTCCGGCCGCTCGTCCAGCAGCCGGGCCTGGATCTCCAGGCGCTCGGGCAGGCAGAGGTCGTCGGCGTCCATGCGGGCCAACAGGGGGGCCCGGACGGCGGCCAGGGCGGCGTTCAGCGCGGGCACGATGCCGCCGTGGGGCAGCGAGAGCGGCCGCACCCGGCCGTCGCGCGCGGCATAGTCCCGCAGCACGTCGGCCGTGCCGTCCGTGGAGCCGTCGTCCACGGCCAGGATTTCGATTTCGCCCAGGGTCTGGGCCAGGAGGCTGTCCAGGGCCGCCGGGAGCGTGGCCGCGCAGTTGAAGCACGGCAGGGCAACGGAGACCTTGGGGCCGGACACCTCAGCCGCCCCGCCGTTCCGCCACGGCCGCGCGCACCCGGCAGACGCCGCAAAGCTCCTGGGACGTGGGCGAGCCGCAGGAGGCGCAGGGCCGCAGCTCGAAGCCCTTCTCCCGGTCCCGGGCCGCGAAGGCGGGCCGCCCGCGCTCCAGGAAGCCCTCGTAGAACGAGACCTTGCTGCCCGGGCTCTTCCACTCCAGTTCGCCCCAGAGTTTCTTGTGGCCCGTGAAGCTCGCGCCCGGGCTGTAGGGGCAGGCGTCCTTGTGGTGCTCGATGCCGCGCAGGAAGGCGTAGGCCGCGGTTTCGAACTCCGAGAGCCTGTAGAGCGGCTTGACCTTGCGCGCGAAGCCGCCCTCGTCCGGCAGGCAGGGGCCCTGGTCCGAGAGGTAGGCCTCGTCCCAGCGCAGGGTGTTGGCGAACAGCCGGGCCACCTCGTCGTCCAGGTTGTGGCCCGTGGCCAGGGCCGTGTAGCCGCCCTCCAGGGCCATGCGGTTGAAATAGTGGCGCTTGATCTTGCCGCAGATGGAGCACACGGGCCGGTACACGGCCTCCTTGACCTCCGGGATGGCCAGGCCCTCGGCCGCCAGCTCGACCACCTTCAGATCCAGGCCGTTCATGGCGCAGAAGTCCTCCACCCGCTTGCGGGCCCGCTGGGAGGACACCGGGATGCCCAGGTCCACGTGCAGGCCCGTGGCGCTGTACCCCAGGTTGGCCAGTTCGAGCATGAGCGAGAGGGAGTCCTTGCCCCCGGAGAGCGCCACCAACACCCGGTCGGCGCGGGTGAACATGGCGTGGCGGCGAATGGCGTGGTCCACCTGGCGGCTGAAATAGAGCAGGAAGCAGTCCCGGCAGAAGGCCGTGTTGTGGCTCGGCAGGGCCACCTCGGCCTCGGCCTTGCAGCGTCGGCATTTCATGGGGTTTCCTTGGGGATTCTCAACCGGCGGACGTGACCACGCGCACGGTGATCGCGTCGCCCGGCTTGAGCTTCAGGTCCTGGGTCAGGAGGCGGCCGTCGCGGATGACCAGGGCCTCGGTGAAGCGCAGCCCCAGGCGGTTCAACAGTTGATGCACGGTGTTCAGGCGGTCGAAGGTCTTCACCTCGCCGCCCGGCTCCAGGCGCACGGTGATCATGGGTCTCCTCTTTTCCCGGAGGCGCCGGGTGGAAGAACATAGCCCGGCGGCCCGCGCGGTTCAAGTGTCCGGCGACGAGCCCGATTTTCAGGACATTTCCCGGGTTGACCCGGATACGAAAATGGGTATCTTCAAACTAGCGGGCATCCCCATTCCAAGGAGTGCGTCATGAGCAAGCCCAAGATTCTCGTCGTGGACGACGAAAAGCATATTCGGATGCTCTATCAGGAAGAGCTCCAGGTCGAGGGCTACGACGTGGCCGTGTCCGACGGCGAGGAACCCATCCTCGACGTGGTGGAGCGGGAAAAGCCCCTCATCGTGGTCCTGGACATCAAGCTCGGGGTCAACCGCTCCGGCCTGGACCTGCTGCAGGAAATCCGGGGCAAGCACCAGGACCTGCCCGTGATCCTGTCCACGGCCTACGACAGCTTCCAGCACGACCTGAAGTCCATCGCGGCCGACTTCTACGTGGTCAAGTCCGTGGACCTCACCGAGCTGAAGAACAAGGTCAAGCTGGCCCTGGCCAAGGCCGGGGCCTGACCGGGGCGGGCCGGGGGAGCCGCCTGGGGCGGACTCTTTCCCCTTGCCCAGCCCGGCGCTTCGTGCTAGCCGCTTTGCCCATGCCTGAGTTCCTCGCCGACAAGATCGTCACCGTCAGCATCCTCGCCGTCCCCCTGCTCCTGGCCCTGGTCTGCCACGAACTGGCCCACGGACTGGCGGCCTACGCCCTGGGCGATCCCACGGCCCGGCGGGCCGGACGCCTGACGCTCAACCCCCTGCGCCACCTGGACCCCCTGGGCACGGTGGTCTTCTTCATCGCCAACATCGGCTGGGCCAAGCCCGTGCCCGTGGACCCGCGCTTCTTCAAGAACCCGCTCAAGGGCATGCTCCTGGTGGCCCTTGCCGGACCCGGGGCCAACTTCCTCCTGGCCGTGCTCTTCGCCATGCTCTACCACGGGCTGCTGCCCCTGGCCGTGGCCCACCAGGCCGACCTGCTGGGCAAGCTCCTGGTCCCGCTGACGCTCATCTCCCAGGCCGGGGTCTTCGTGAACCTCGTGCTCGGGGCCTTCAACCTGCTGCCCGTGCCGCCCCTGGACGGCAGCAACATCCTGGCCGGAGTCCTGCCCCGCCGCGCGGCCTACCGCTACCTCTCCTTCGGCCGCTACGGGGTCTTCGTCATCCTGGCCGCGATCCTGCTGGGCGACCTCCTGGACATCAACCTGCTGGGCCGGTTCCTTCTGCCCGTGGTGGAGACCGGGGCCGGCCTCCTGCGGGTGCCCATGACCTTCTAACCCCACACCCCCATGACCACACCCAACAAGCGCATCGTCTCGGGCATGCGGCCCACCGGACCGCTCCATCTCGGCCACTACTTCGGCGTGCTCGTGAACTGGCTCAAGCTCCAGGAAGAGTACGACTGCTATTTCTTCGTGGCCGACTGGCACGCCATGACCAGCGAGTACGCCGATCCCCGACGCATCAAGGGCTTCGTGCCCGGCCTCGTGCTGGACTGGGTCGCCGCCGGACTGGACCCGGAGAAGTGCGTCATCTTCCAGCAGTCGCGGATCAAGGAGCACGCCGAGCTGCACCTCCTGCTGTCCATGATCACCCCCCTGTCCTGGCTGGAGCGCAACCCCACCTACAAGGAGGTGGCCCAGGAGCTGTCCGGCCAGAAGGACCTGGCCACCTACGGCTTCCTCGGCTACCCCGTGCTCATGGCCTCGGACATCCTCATGTACCGGCCCTTCGCCGTGCCCGTGGGCCAGGACCAGCTGCCGCACCTGGAGCTGACCCGGGAGATCGCCCGCCGCTTCAACCACCTCAACGGCGAGTTCTTCCCCGAGCCCAAGGACCTGCTCACCCCGGACGCCAAGCTCCCGGGCCTGGACGGCCGCAAGATGAGCAAGAGCTACGGCAACGGCATCTCCCTGGGCGAGCCCATGAGCGAGATCGCGCCCAAGGTGAAGACCATGTTCACGGACAAGAACCGGCTGCGCAAGAGCGATCCCGGCGATCCCGAGGTCTGCAACCTCTTCCCCTATCACAAGCTCATGACCGGGGCGGAGAAGTGCGCCGAGATCCGCGAGGGCTGCACGAAGGCGGCCTTCGGCTGCGTGGACTGCAAGAAGGTCCTGCTGGAGTCCATGGAGCGCTTCCTGGCCCCGATCCACGAGCGCCGCGCGGCCCTGGAAAAGGACCCCGAGCGGCTGCGCGCCATCCTCGACGACGGCAACGCCCGGGCCCGCGAGAGGGCCGTCGAGTCCATGCGCGAAATCCGCAACCTGCTCAATTTCCAGTTCGACTGACACCCATGGGACGAAGGAGCGACACATGACCCAGGCGAAGAAAGGCGACACCGTTCAGGTCCACTACACCGGGCGGCTGTCCGACGGCACCGTGTTCGACTCCTCCCTGGAGCGCGAGCCCCTGGAGTTCGAGGTGGGCGCGGGCATGGTCATCGAGGGCTTCGACACGGCCGTCGGCGGCATGGCCGTGGGCGAGACCAAGACCGTGGTCATCCCGCCGGAACAGGCCTACGGCGACTACCACAAGGAGCTGACCTTCGAGGTCCGCCGCGACCAGATTCCGCCGAGCATCACCCCCGAGCTCGGAATGATGCTCTCCATCCGCATGGAGGACGGCAGCGCGCCCCACGTACACATCGCGGCCCTGGACGAGGAGACCGTGACCCTGGACGGCAACCACCCCCTGGCCGGCAAGGAGCTGACCTTCGAGCTGGCCCTGGTGAAGATCGCCTGACTCCCGATCCGGCCCGGGGGCGCGGCTCCCGGGCCGGGCCGAGGCGCGCCATGATCCCCCGACGCACCGACTGCATCGCCCCCTTCCTGGTCATGGACATCCTGGAGGCCGCGCAACGCCTGGAGCGTTGCGGCCAAAGGGTGGTCCACCTGGAGATCGGCGAGCCCGACTTCGACACCCCGGAGTGCGTCAAGGAGGCGGCCGCCAAGGCCGCCCGCGACGGCCGAACCCACTACACCCACAGCCTGGGGCTCCTGGAGCTGCGCGAGGCGGTCTGCGCCCACTACGCCGGGCGCTACGGCGCGACTGTCCACCCCGACCGGGTGATCGTGACCCAGGGCACCTCCCCGGCCATGCTCCTGACCTTCGCCGCGCTCCTGGAGCACGACGACGAGGTCGTGGTCTCGGACCCCTGCTACGCCTGCTACCCGAACTTCATCCGCTTCGTGGAGGCCGAGACCGTGCGCGTGCCGGTCTTCGAGGACGACGCCTTCCAGTACCGACCGGAGAAGGTCCGCGAGGCGCTCACCGACCGCACGCGGGCCATCCTGGTGAACTCCCCGGCCAACCCCACGGGCACCCTGCTCTCGGCCGAGCGCATGCGGGCCGTGGCGGACATGGCCCGGGAGGCCGGGGCCGTGGTCGTCTCGGACGAGATATACCACGGGCTGGTCTACGAGGGCCGCGAACAGAGCATCCTGGAGTTCACGGACGAGGCCGTGGTGCTCAACGGATTTTCCAAGCTCTTCGCCATGACCGGCTGGCGGCTGGGCTACCTCATCGCCCCGGAGCGCTACGTGCGCCCCATCCAGCGCCTGTGCCAGAACTTCTTCATCTCGGCCTCCTCGGTGTCCCAGTGGGCGGGCGTGGCCGCGCTGCGCGACGCCTGGCCGGACGTGGAGCGGATGAAACGAATCTACGACGAGCGGCGTCGTCATATGGTGAAACGGCTGCGGGAGCTGGGCTTCGGCCTCGGCGCCGAGCCCACGGGCGCGTTCTACGTCCTGGCCAACGCCCAGCACCTGGCCGCCCGGTTCGGCGGCAGCTCGCTCAAGCTGGCCTTCGACATCCTGGAGCAGGCCCACGTGGGCGTGGCTCCGGGCATCGACTTCGGCCAGGGAGCCGAGGGCTACCTGCGCTTCTCCTATGCCAACTCCTTGGAAAACATTGAGGAAGGCATGGCCCGTATCGAGAAATATCTAGAGCGATTCTAGATCGTTACCAAGAAGAAATCTTGCCAGGGGCCGATTTCCGTTTTAAATGATTGTTTCACGGACGTGACGCTTCGGAAACGACGGCGTTGACCGGGATGGAATCATGAAACGAATCGCCTTGTTCCTCGGACTGATCCTGGCCGCGGCCTGGACCGCGACGGCCGCCGGGGCCGGAAACGAGATCGTGCGCGAGCTGACCAGCAACGGCACCCTGGGGCCGGACTACATTCCGAAAAAACAGGAATACCGCCTGGACCCCTTGAGCGACTTCCACTACTCCAGCGACCCGTTCCTGCGCGAAAAGAAGGACGTGAAGAAGAAGGATGAGAAGGACTCCCCGGTCCACTTCTCCTTCGGCACGGACGAACGCACCAACCCGGTCACCGGCGACCGGGTGGAGCGCGACAGGAGCGGCGACGGCAACCCTCTTGACGCCCTCGGCGGCAAGGTCCGCATGGACGTCAACGTGCTGGAGTTCTAGCCTTCCGGCTCCCCCTCCCGTGGGGCCAGATTGCGCGCCACGAGGCGCAACGCCTCCCGGCAGGCCTCCATCTGCTCCTCCGAAAGCCCGGCCGCGGCCCTCTCCAGGGTCTCCAGCGCCGCGGCCATGCAGCCGCGCCGGAGCTTCTTGCCCTCGATGGTCAGGTAGACCCGGCGCTTGCGGCGATCGCGCCCGTCCTGGGAGCGGACCACCAGGCTGCGGGCCTCCAGCCCGTCCACCAGACGGCTGATGCCGGTCTTCTCCTGCAGGAGTCCGTCGGAAATCTCCTGCTGGGTCAGGCCATCACGGCCCCAGAGCAGGGTCATGACCCGCCACTGCTCCACCGTCAGGCCCAGGCCGGCCTGCTCGAAGCGTCGGCCGAGGTCGTTGGCCAGGGCCCGCGAGGCGCGGTGCGCCAAGTAGCCCAGGGACTCCTCCAGGCGGAATGATTTCGCGTCCATGATTCCGTTGTATATGCAACGGTAAAGCCCGTCAAGCGCTCCGACGCCGACCCGGCCGCGCCGTGCCGATGCCTTGCCAACACGGCCTCGAGAGTCTAGAACTCGAAGCACAGCCCAAAGACGCGATCCGCCCGGGGAGGCCCTCATGGAACGATTCGCCGCCGACCTCCACATCCACTCCCGCTTCTCGCGGGCCACCAGCAAAGAGCTCACCATCCGCTCCCTGGCGGCCTGGGCGCGGGTCAAGGGACTCACCGTGCTGGGCACCGGCGACTTCACCCATCCCGGCTGGCTGGAGGAGATCGAGGAGACCCTCAAGGAGGACGGCAGCGGCCTCCTGGTCCTCAAGGATCCCGCCGGGGTGGACGCCCTGATCCCCGGCCTGAACGCCATGCCCCCGGGCCAGACCCGCTTCATGCTCCAGGCCGAGATCAGCTCCATCTACAAGAAGGCCGGAAAGGTCCGCAAAGTCCACAACCTCGTCTTCCTGCCCAGCCTCGACGCGGTGCGGGCCTTCAACGAGAAGCTCGGCCAGGTGGGCAACCTGAAGAGCGACGGCCGCCCCATCCTGGGCCTGGACAGCCGCAATCTCCTGGAAATGGTCCTCGCCACCAACCCGCTGGGCTTCGTGGTCCCCGCGCACATCTGGACCCCCTGGTTCGCGCTCTTCGGCTCCAAGTCCGGCTTCAACTCCATCGAGGCCTGCTTCGAGGACCTCTCGGGTGAAATCTTCGCCATGGAGACCGGACTCTCCTCGGACCCGGAGATGAACTGGCTCTGGAGCGCCCTGGACCGCATCCGGCTCATCTCCAACTCCGACGCCCACTCCGGCGAGAAGCTCGGCCGGGAGTGCAACCTCTTCCGGGGCGAGATTTCCTACGAGGGCATCTACCGGGCCCTGCGCGGCGAGGGCCTGGGCCAGAAGTTCCTGGGCACGGTGGAGTTCTTCCCCGAGGAGGGCAAGTACCACCTGGACGGCCACCGCGCCTGCAAGGTGGTCATGGAGCCCGAGGAGACGCGCTCGCGCAACGGCATCTGCCCGGTCTGCGGCAAGCCCGTGACCCTCGGCGTGCTCTCCCGGGTGCGCGAGCTGGCCGACCGCGAGGCCCCGCGCCAGCCCCAGAACGCCCCGGGCTTCACCTCGCTCATCCCGCTCAAGGAGTTGGTCGGGGAAATCCTGGACGCCGGTCCGGCCACCAAGAAGGTCAACGAATTCTATCTCCGGCTCATCCGCGACTTCGGCTCGGAGCTGAACGTGCTCATCAAGGCCGACGTGGAGGACCTCAAGGTCCACTCCCCGACCCTG
Proteins encoded in this window:
- the trpS gene encoding tryptophan--tRNA ligase, encoding MTTPNKRIVSGMRPTGPLHLGHYFGVLVNWLKLQEEYDCYFFVADWHAMTSEYADPRRIKGFVPGLVLDWVAAGLDPEKCVIFQQSRIKEHAELHLLLSMITPLSWLERNPTYKEVAQELSGQKDLATYGFLGYPVLMASDILMYRPFAVPVGQDQLPHLELTREIARRFNHLNGEFFPEPKDLLTPDAKLPGLDGRKMSKSYGNGISLGEPMSEIAPKVKTMFTDKNRLRKSDPGDPEVCNLFPYHKLMTGAEKCAEIREGCTKAAFGCVDCKKVLLESMERFLAPIHERRAALEKDPERLRAILDDGNARARERAVESMREIRNLLNFQFD
- a CDS encoding peptidylprolyl isomerase, with translation MTQAKKGDTVQVHYTGRLSDGTVFDSSLEREPLEFEVGAGMVIEGFDTAVGGMAVGETKTVVIPPEQAYGDYHKELTFEVRRDQIPPSITPELGMMLSIRMEDGSAPHVHIAALDEETVTLDGNHPLAGKELTFELALVKIA
- a CDS encoding pyridoxal phosphate-dependent aminotransferase — its product is MIPRRTDCIAPFLVMDILEAAQRLERCGQRVVHLEIGEPDFDTPECVKEAAAKAARDGRTHYTHSLGLLELREAVCAHYAGRYGATVHPDRVIVTQGTSPAMLLTFAALLEHDDEVVVSDPCYACYPNFIRFVEAETVRVPVFEDDAFQYRPEKVREALTDRTRAILVNSPANPTGTLLSAERMRAVADMAREAGAVVVSDEIYHGLVYEGREQSILEFTDEAVVLNGFSKLFAMTGWRLGYLIAPERYVRPIQRLCQNFFISASSVSQWAGVAALRDAWPDVERMKRIYDERRRHMVKRLRELGFGLGAEPTGAFYVLANAQHLAARFGGSSLKLAFDILEQAHVGVAPGIDFGQGAEGYLRFSYANSLENIEEGMARIEKYLERF
- a CDS encoding MarR family winged helix-turn-helix transcriptional regulator, translating into MDAKSFRLEESLGYLAHRASRALANDLGRRFEQAGLGLTVEQWRVMTLLWGRDGLTQQEISDGLLQEKTGISRLVDGLEARSLVVRSQDGRDRRKRRVYLTIEGKKLRRGCMAAALETLERAAAGLSEEQMEACREALRLVARNLAPREGEPEG